Proteins from a genomic interval of Neodiprion lecontei isolate iyNeoLeco1 chromosome 2, iyNeoLeco1.1, whole genome shotgun sequence:
- the LOC107222238 gene encoding polycomb protein Asx isoform X3 — MCNIKNCGTHIAQDMQKAEEPAATMREVLASLPGFSLKSSRRKSTKRLSAAAQLEAGLVDLESPASILASTSLRALLNRYTFQGLPPLYQRKLAQLLPAVDRQDAATSGLNNEFFARACLEWKKRLAEGEFTPENQQRLKMEAERDKNKLDPWKLKHFEPIWGEKREPKLRSGPHSAVEPRPIGAVTRSSLRLRSESIHDQTAPDLVPCSAAVTEEKVAIASYVSKGHIMASSLTTESQAVSLKSTQECEDDKEMVPSNSCKEVLTQQKLNSSNVIIKSDPDPFIEETPVIVTNDETTKSSELRVSETPGELMLEIANGVAAEIINEEIHKSEEPVSDVPDEEISRQSDNHDSEICKIESNVTTENLSSCDGAPLSEPISENQSIINSQPEVEESTTTTTVDGEPQIPEEMEIDSETLQRIHELEVRGEMIEAYEEISGCPENIYPILADIEIGSSTGGGDDNPVVPVQGPVNAASCEMTTGNEEDAFIDANNYVLESREISTGMLECNWTVEPTVNNVGVTSTHEELQVPWPLVTAALDGSVAANITVTTQDDCNDSSTSNEIESIPKQNNTKTSIAEVMNSVQIPVDQSPSYERADTLTVGTPVTSCLLNNIQSNSPPIIAFPPLQSIRFVQTNFHTGQTNSNSVPIQIQNQSNPSPQLSVVSTQEETIVQISSANVVGQTNVATSNVLPRNQAQSNPICVPSPNQGRGQSTIVVQQQTPIVAQPRQIVTATVQQQYATSVVTAPSRLARSTSQGGPRGSRSGNKEQGGGRSRSSTKEPPGAVNLERSYQICQAVIQSSPNRDQLKAHLKPPPSLLARADGTFTTSKPGGRTLTSVKTQKAQQAVQHVKHTQNKGQAVMLRHVFATTRQAIPAEVTESGAVAQLGPNGTNGLGQYILVQRTGVGDSAPRASSAPPLPPQIAGMGVGLHLVRGRPASAGEGSHQAVTLKARGASDGRGGGGAEPGAPGVIMGGDPPPPCECNMRGAMVICRQCGAFCHDDCIGPQRICATCLIR, encoded by the exons ATGTGTAATATCAAGAATTGTGGCACACATATTGCGCAGGATATGCAGAAag CCGAGGAACCAGCAGCTACAATGAGGGAAGTGCTGGCAAGTCTACCTGGTTTTAGTTTGAAGTCTAGTCGTAGAAAATCGACGAAAAGGCTTTCAGCTGCTGCTCAGTTAGAAGCTGGGTTAGTAGATTTGGAATCCCCAGCCAGCATTTTGGCCAGCACCAGTCTTAGGGCTTTACTTAATCGGTACACCTTCCAGGGACTTCCTCCTCTTTATCAAAGGAAGCTCGCTCAGCTTTTACCAGCTGTTGATAGACAG GATGCTGCAACGTCTGGATTAAACAATGAGTTCTTTGCACGTGCCTGCCTTGAGTGGAAAAAACGTCTGGCTGAGGGTGAATTCACCCCCGAAAATCAACAGAGACTGAAAATGGAAGCTGAGAGAGATAAGAATAAATTAGATCCTTGGAAGCTTAAGCATTTTGAACCAATATGGGGTGAGAAACGAGAACCTAAGTTGAGATCCG GACCGCACTCTGCAGTGGAACCAAGGCCGATTGGAGCAGTCACACGTTCAAGTTTGCGATTGCGCTCAGAATCTATACACGATCAAACAGCACCTGATCTTGTACCTTGTTCAGCAGCAGTCACAGAAGAAAAAGTGGCGATAGCAAGTTACGTTTCTAAAGGTCATATAATGGCGTCAAGCTTGACAACGGAGAGTCAAGCAGTGTCCCTTAAATCAACGCAAGAATGTGAGGATGATAAGGAAATGGTGCCGAGTAATAGTTGCAAAGAAGTACTAACACAGCAAAAACTAAATTCATCCAATGTCATAATTAAGTCTGACCCTGATCCATTCATAGAAGAAACACCTGTCATTGTCACTAATGATGAAACCACGAAGTCATCGGAACTTCGTGTGTCTGAAACTCCAGGAGAGTTAATGTTAGAAATAGCCAATGGAGTAGCTGCTGAAATTATTAACGAAGAAATACACAAATCTGAGGAACCAGTTTCCGATGTACCTGATGAAGAGATTTCCCGTCAATCGGATAATCATGATTCCGAGATATGTAAAATCGAAAGTAATGTAACGACAGAGAATTTGTCATCTTGTGATGGTGCCCCTCTATCAGAACCAATATCAGAGAATCAGTCTATAATCAATAGTCAACCAGAAGTAGAAGAATCAACTACAACTACAACTGTAGATGGTGAACCACAGATTCCAGAAGAGATGGAGATAGATAGTGAAACATTACAACGCATACATGAAttagag GTACGTGGTGAAATGATAGAAGCTTATGAAGAGATATCAGGTTGCccagaaaatatttatcctaTTTTGGCGGATATAGAAATTGGTTCAAGTACAGGAGGAGGGGACGACAATCCTGTGGTACCTGTACAAGGGCCAGTCAATGCGGCCTCTTGCGAGATGACCACTGGAAATGAAGAAGATGCTTTCATTGACGCCAATAATTATGTTCTCGAATCACGAGAGATTAGTACCGGGATGCTCGAATGCAACTGGACCGTTGAACCCACAGTAAATAATGTTGGAGTAACCAGT ACACATGAGGAGCTCCAAGTACCCTGGCCCCTAGTAACCGCAGCCTTAGATGGTTCCGTTGCCGCAAACATAACTGTGACGACACAGGATGACTGCAATGATTCATCGACATCCAACGAAATTGAGAGCATTCCCAAACAAAACAACACAAAGACTAGTATTGCGGAAGTGATGAACTCTGTGCAAATTCCCGTTGACCAAAGCCCTTCCTATGAAAGAGCTGACACATTGACTGTTGGTACCCCTGTAACAAGCTGCCTATTGAACAATATTCAGTCGAATAGCCCACCGATAATTGCATTTCCTCCATTACAGTCAATCAGATTTGTACAAACGAATTTTCACACAGGACAAACAAACTCAAACTCTGTCCCGATACAGATTCAAAACCAGTCCAATCCGTCCCCCCAGCTCAGCGTGGTCAGTACTCAAGAAGAGACCATTGTTCAAATATCGTCGGCAAATGTTGTTGGACAAACGAATGTTGCAACTAGCAACGTTCTTCCACGTAATCAGGCGCAGAGCAACCCTATATGTGTTCCGTCCCCGAATCAAGGTCGAGGTCAAAGTACAATCGTCGTCCAGCAACAGACGCCAATTGTTGCACAACCTCGACAGATTGTAACTGCTACTGTCCAGCAACAATATGCTACAAGTGTCGTTACTGCTCCTTCGCGATTGGCCCGTTCTACCAGCCAAGGTGGCCCGAGAGGTTCACGAAGTGGCAATAAGGAACAAGGCGGGGGAAGGTCTAGGAGTTCCACAAAAGAACCCCCTGGTGCCGTAAATTTGGAACGAAGCTACCAGATTTGCCAGGCG GTGATTCAAAGCTCGCCGAATAGGGATCAACTCAAGGCTCATTTGAAACCACCCCCAAGTTTACTAGCCCGTGCTGATGGAACTTTCACCACTAGCAAGCCTGGAGGACGTACACTAACCAGTGTCAAAACCCAGAAGGCTCAGCAAGCCGTGCAGCATGTAAAACATACGCAGAATAAGGGTCAAGCAGTGATGCTTAGACACGTATTTGCTACCACACGGCAAGCCATACCTGCAGAG GTGACTGAAAGTGGGGCAGTGGCTCAGCTGGGTCCCAATGGAACAAATGGCCTGGGGCAATACATCTTGGTACAAAGAACTGGAGTTGGTGACAGTGCACCTCGGGCTTCATCGGCACCGCCGCTACCCCCCCAAATAGCTGGAATGGGAGTGGGACTTCATCTGGTCAGAGGAAGGCCAGCGAGCGCCGGGGAGGGTTCTCATCAAGCTGTAACTCTGAAGGCAAGGGGTGCCTCAGATGGGAgaggtggtggtggtgctgAGCCTGGTGCTCCCGGTGTTATTATGGGTGGTGATCCTCCACCACCATGTGAATGCAATATGAGAGGTGCCATGGTCATATGTCGTCAATGCGGAGCCTTTTGCCATGATGACTGTATTGGACCTCAACGGATTTGCGCCACCTGCCTCATACGTTGA
- the LOC107222238 gene encoding polycomb protein Asx isoform X2: protein MTMEMDLDGTKCEGGGESSPGCSGYSSMVHSKKVIKHALRQQAKRRRKNTTIAAGNSRTLPRIVVKPLPPPPPDDIPLNVANVPRTPTTEEPAATMREVLASLPGFSLKSSRRKSTKRLSAAAQLEAGLVDLESPASILASTSLRALLNRYTFQGLPPLYQRKLAQLLPAVDRQDAATSGLNNEFFARACLEWKKRLAEGEFTPENQQRLKMEAERDKNKLDPWKLKHFEPIWGEKREPKLRSGPHSAVEPRPIGAVTRSSLRLRSESIHDQTAPDLVPCSAAVTEEKVAIASYVSKGHIMASSLTTESQAVSLKSTQECEDDKEMVPSNSCKEVLTQQKLNSSNVIIKSDPDPFIEETPVIVTNDETTKSSELRVSETPGELMLEIANGVAAEIINEEIHKSEEPVSDVPDEEISRQSDNHDSEICKIESNVTTENLSSCDGAPLSEPISENQSIINSQPEVEESTTTTTVDGEPQIPEEMEIDSETLQRIHELEVRGEMIEAYEEISGCPENIYPILADIEIGSSTGGGDDNPVVPVQGPVNAASCEMTTGNEEDAFIDANNYVLESREISTGMLECNWTVEPTVNNVGVTSTHEELQVPWPLVTAALDGSVAANITVTTQDDCNDSSTSNEIESIPKQNNTKTSIAEVMNSVQIPVDQSPSYERADTLTIQNQSNPSPQLSVVSTQEETIVQISSANVVGQTNVATSNVLPRNQAQSNPICVPSPNQGRGQSTIVVQQQTPIVAQPRQIVTATVQQQYATSVVTAPSRLARSTSQGGPRGSRSGNKEQGGGRSRSSTKEPPGAVNLERSYQICQAVIQSSPNRDQLKAHLKPPPSLLARADGTFTTSKPGGRTLTSVKTQKAQQAVQHVKHTQNKGQAVMLRHVFATTRQAIPAEVTESGAVAQLGPNGTNGLGQYILVQRTGVGDSAPRASSAPPLPPQIAGMGVGLHLVRGRPASAGEGSHQAVTLKARGASDGRGGGGAEPGAPGVIMGGDPPPPCECNMRGAMVICRQCGAFCHDDCIGPQRICATCLIR from the exons ATGACAATGGAGATGGATTTGGATGGCACGAAGTGCGAAGGAGGCGGAGAAAGCAGCCCTGGATGTTCTGGTTACTCCAGTATGGTTCACAGTAAAAAAGTTATCAAACACGCGCTTCGCCAGCAGGCcaagaggaggagaaaaaacacTACGATAGCTGCTGGCAACTCTCGCACTCTTCCAAGGATTGTTGTGAAGCCTCTTCCGCCACCTCCTCCGGATGATATTCCCTTGAATGTTGCTAATGTCCCACGAACTCCCACAA CCGAGGAACCAGCAGCTACAATGAGGGAAGTGCTGGCAAGTCTACCTGGTTTTAGTTTGAAGTCTAGTCGTAGAAAATCGACGAAAAGGCTTTCAGCTGCTGCTCAGTTAGAAGCTGGGTTAGTAGATTTGGAATCCCCAGCCAGCATTTTGGCCAGCACCAGTCTTAGGGCTTTACTTAATCGGTACACCTTCCAGGGACTTCCTCCTCTTTATCAAAGGAAGCTCGCTCAGCTTTTACCAGCTGTTGATAGACAG GATGCTGCAACGTCTGGATTAAACAATGAGTTCTTTGCACGTGCCTGCCTTGAGTGGAAAAAACGTCTGGCTGAGGGTGAATTCACCCCCGAAAATCAACAGAGACTGAAAATGGAAGCTGAGAGAGATAAGAATAAATTAGATCCTTGGAAGCTTAAGCATTTTGAACCAATATGGGGTGAGAAACGAGAACCTAAGTTGAGATCCG GACCGCACTCTGCAGTGGAACCAAGGCCGATTGGAGCAGTCACACGTTCAAGTTTGCGATTGCGCTCAGAATCTATACACGATCAAACAGCACCTGATCTTGTACCTTGTTCAGCAGCAGTCACAGAAGAAAAAGTGGCGATAGCAAGTTACGTTTCTAAAGGTCATATAATGGCGTCAAGCTTGACAACGGAGAGTCAAGCAGTGTCCCTTAAATCAACGCAAGAATGTGAGGATGATAAGGAAATGGTGCCGAGTAATAGTTGCAAAGAAGTACTAACACAGCAAAAACTAAATTCATCCAATGTCATAATTAAGTCTGACCCTGATCCATTCATAGAAGAAACACCTGTCATTGTCACTAATGATGAAACCACGAAGTCATCGGAACTTCGTGTGTCTGAAACTCCAGGAGAGTTAATGTTAGAAATAGCCAATGGAGTAGCTGCTGAAATTATTAACGAAGAAATACACAAATCTGAGGAACCAGTTTCCGATGTACCTGATGAAGAGATTTCCCGTCAATCGGATAATCATGATTCCGAGATATGTAAAATCGAAAGTAATGTAACGACAGAGAATTTGTCATCTTGTGATGGTGCCCCTCTATCAGAACCAATATCAGAGAATCAGTCTATAATCAATAGTCAACCAGAAGTAGAAGAATCAACTACAACTACAACTGTAGATGGTGAACCACAGATTCCAGAAGAGATGGAGATAGATAGTGAAACATTACAACGCATACATGAAttagag GTACGTGGTGAAATGATAGAAGCTTATGAAGAGATATCAGGTTGCccagaaaatatttatcctaTTTTGGCGGATATAGAAATTGGTTCAAGTACAGGAGGAGGGGACGACAATCCTGTGGTACCTGTACAAGGGCCAGTCAATGCGGCCTCTTGCGAGATGACCACTGGAAATGAAGAAGATGCTTTCATTGACGCCAATAATTATGTTCTCGAATCACGAGAGATTAGTACCGGGATGCTCGAATGCAACTGGACCGTTGAACCCACAGTAAATAATGTTGGAGTAACCAGT ACACATGAGGAGCTCCAAGTACCCTGGCCCCTAGTAACCGCAGCCTTAGATGGTTCCGTTGCCGCAAACATAACTGTGACGACACAGGATGACTGCAATGATTCATCGACATCCAACGAAATTGAGAGCATTCCCAAACAAAACAACACAAAGACTAGTATTGCGGAAGTGATGAACTCTGTGCAAATTCCCGTTGACCAAAGCCCTTCCTATGAAAGAGCTGACACATTGACT ATTCAAAACCAGTCCAATCCGTCCCCCCAGCTCAGCGTGGTCAGTACTCAAGAAGAGACCATTGTTCAAATATCGTCGGCAAATGTTGTTGGACAAACGAATGTTGCAACTAGCAACGTTCTTCCACGTAATCAGGCGCAGAGCAACCCTATATGTGTTCCGTCCCCGAATCAAGGTCGAGGTCAAAGTACAATCGTCGTCCAGCAACAGACGCCAATTGTTGCACAACCTCGACAGATTGTAACTGCTACTGTCCAGCAACAATATGCTACAAGTGTCGTTACTGCTCCTTCGCGATTGGCCCGTTCTACCAGCCAAGGTGGCCCGAGAGGTTCACGAAGTGGCAATAAGGAACAAGGCGGGGGAAGGTCTAGGAGTTCCACAAAAGAACCCCCTGGTGCCGTAAATTTGGAACGAAGCTACCAGATTTGCCAGGCG GTGATTCAAAGCTCGCCGAATAGGGATCAACTCAAGGCTCATTTGAAACCACCCCCAAGTTTACTAGCCCGTGCTGATGGAACTTTCACCACTAGCAAGCCTGGAGGACGTACACTAACCAGTGTCAAAACCCAGAAGGCTCAGCAAGCCGTGCAGCATGTAAAACATACGCAGAATAAGGGTCAAGCAGTGATGCTTAGACACGTATTTGCTACCACACGGCAAGCCATACCTGCAGAG GTGACTGAAAGTGGGGCAGTGGCTCAGCTGGGTCCCAATGGAACAAATGGCCTGGGGCAATACATCTTGGTACAAAGAACTGGAGTTGGTGACAGTGCACCTCGGGCTTCATCGGCACCGCCGCTACCCCCCCAAATAGCTGGAATGGGAGTGGGACTTCATCTGGTCAGAGGAAGGCCAGCGAGCGCCGGGGAGGGTTCTCATCAAGCTGTAACTCTGAAGGCAAGGGGTGCCTCAGATGGGAgaggtggtggtggtgctgAGCCTGGTGCTCCCGGTGTTATTATGGGTGGTGATCCTCCACCACCATGTGAATGCAATATGAGAGGTGCCATGGTCATATGTCGTCAATGCGGAGCCTTTTGCCATGATGACTGTATTGGACCTCAACGGATTTGCGCCACCTGCCTCATACGTTGA
- the LOC107222238 gene encoding polycomb protein Asx isoform X1: MTMEMDLDGTKCEGGGESSPGCSGYSSMVHSKKVIKHALRQQAKRRRKNTTIAAGNSRTLPRIVVKPLPPPPPDDIPLNVANVPRTPTTEEPAATMREVLASLPGFSLKSSRRKSTKRLSAAAQLEAGLVDLESPASILASTSLRALLNRYTFQGLPPLYQRKLAQLLPAVDRQDAATSGLNNEFFARACLEWKKRLAEGEFTPENQQRLKMEAERDKNKLDPWKLKHFEPIWGEKREPKLRSGPHSAVEPRPIGAVTRSSLRLRSESIHDQTAPDLVPCSAAVTEEKVAIASYVSKGHIMASSLTTESQAVSLKSTQECEDDKEMVPSNSCKEVLTQQKLNSSNVIIKSDPDPFIEETPVIVTNDETTKSSELRVSETPGELMLEIANGVAAEIINEEIHKSEEPVSDVPDEEISRQSDNHDSEICKIESNVTTENLSSCDGAPLSEPISENQSIINSQPEVEESTTTTTVDGEPQIPEEMEIDSETLQRIHELEVRGEMIEAYEEISGCPENIYPILADIEIGSSTGGGDDNPVVPVQGPVNAASCEMTTGNEEDAFIDANNYVLESREISTGMLECNWTVEPTVNNVGVTSTHEELQVPWPLVTAALDGSVAANITVTTQDDCNDSSTSNEIESIPKQNNTKTSIAEVMNSVQIPVDQSPSYERADTLTVGTPVTSCLLNNIQSNSPPIIAFPPLQSIRFVQTNFHTGQTNSNSVPIQIQNQSNPSPQLSVVSTQEETIVQISSANVVGQTNVATSNVLPRNQAQSNPICVPSPNQGRGQSTIVVQQQTPIVAQPRQIVTATVQQQYATSVVTAPSRLARSTSQGGPRGSRSGNKEQGGGRSRSSTKEPPGAVNLERSYQICQAVIQSSPNRDQLKAHLKPPPSLLARADGTFTTSKPGGRTLTSVKTQKAQQAVQHVKHTQNKGQAVMLRHVFATTRQAIPAEVTESGAVAQLGPNGTNGLGQYILVQRTGVGDSAPRASSAPPLPPQIAGMGVGLHLVRGRPASAGEGSHQAVTLKARGASDGRGGGGAEPGAPGVIMGGDPPPPCECNMRGAMVICRQCGAFCHDDCIGPQRICATCLIR; the protein is encoded by the exons ATGACAATGGAGATGGATTTGGATGGCACGAAGTGCGAAGGAGGCGGAGAAAGCAGCCCTGGATGTTCTGGTTACTCCAGTATGGTTCACAGTAAAAAAGTTATCAAACACGCGCTTCGCCAGCAGGCcaagaggaggagaaaaaacacTACGATAGCTGCTGGCAACTCTCGCACTCTTCCAAGGATTGTTGTGAAGCCTCTTCCGCCACCTCCTCCGGATGATATTCCCTTGAATGTTGCTAATGTCCCACGAACTCCCACAA CCGAGGAACCAGCAGCTACAATGAGGGAAGTGCTGGCAAGTCTACCTGGTTTTAGTTTGAAGTCTAGTCGTAGAAAATCGACGAAAAGGCTTTCAGCTGCTGCTCAGTTAGAAGCTGGGTTAGTAGATTTGGAATCCCCAGCCAGCATTTTGGCCAGCACCAGTCTTAGGGCTTTACTTAATCGGTACACCTTCCAGGGACTTCCTCCTCTTTATCAAAGGAAGCTCGCTCAGCTTTTACCAGCTGTTGATAGACAG GATGCTGCAACGTCTGGATTAAACAATGAGTTCTTTGCACGTGCCTGCCTTGAGTGGAAAAAACGTCTGGCTGAGGGTGAATTCACCCCCGAAAATCAACAGAGACTGAAAATGGAAGCTGAGAGAGATAAGAATAAATTAGATCCTTGGAAGCTTAAGCATTTTGAACCAATATGGGGTGAGAAACGAGAACCTAAGTTGAGATCCG GACCGCACTCTGCAGTGGAACCAAGGCCGATTGGAGCAGTCACACGTTCAAGTTTGCGATTGCGCTCAGAATCTATACACGATCAAACAGCACCTGATCTTGTACCTTGTTCAGCAGCAGTCACAGAAGAAAAAGTGGCGATAGCAAGTTACGTTTCTAAAGGTCATATAATGGCGTCAAGCTTGACAACGGAGAGTCAAGCAGTGTCCCTTAAATCAACGCAAGAATGTGAGGATGATAAGGAAATGGTGCCGAGTAATAGTTGCAAAGAAGTACTAACACAGCAAAAACTAAATTCATCCAATGTCATAATTAAGTCTGACCCTGATCCATTCATAGAAGAAACACCTGTCATTGTCACTAATGATGAAACCACGAAGTCATCGGAACTTCGTGTGTCTGAAACTCCAGGAGAGTTAATGTTAGAAATAGCCAATGGAGTAGCTGCTGAAATTATTAACGAAGAAATACACAAATCTGAGGAACCAGTTTCCGATGTACCTGATGAAGAGATTTCCCGTCAATCGGATAATCATGATTCCGAGATATGTAAAATCGAAAGTAATGTAACGACAGAGAATTTGTCATCTTGTGATGGTGCCCCTCTATCAGAACCAATATCAGAGAATCAGTCTATAATCAATAGTCAACCAGAAGTAGAAGAATCAACTACAACTACAACTGTAGATGGTGAACCACAGATTCCAGAAGAGATGGAGATAGATAGTGAAACATTACAACGCATACATGAAttagag GTACGTGGTGAAATGATAGAAGCTTATGAAGAGATATCAGGTTGCccagaaaatatttatcctaTTTTGGCGGATATAGAAATTGGTTCAAGTACAGGAGGAGGGGACGACAATCCTGTGGTACCTGTACAAGGGCCAGTCAATGCGGCCTCTTGCGAGATGACCACTGGAAATGAAGAAGATGCTTTCATTGACGCCAATAATTATGTTCTCGAATCACGAGAGATTAGTACCGGGATGCTCGAATGCAACTGGACCGTTGAACCCACAGTAAATAATGTTGGAGTAACCAGT ACACATGAGGAGCTCCAAGTACCCTGGCCCCTAGTAACCGCAGCCTTAGATGGTTCCGTTGCCGCAAACATAACTGTGACGACACAGGATGACTGCAATGATTCATCGACATCCAACGAAATTGAGAGCATTCCCAAACAAAACAACACAAAGACTAGTATTGCGGAAGTGATGAACTCTGTGCAAATTCCCGTTGACCAAAGCCCTTCCTATGAAAGAGCTGACACATTGACTGTTGGTACCCCTGTAACAAGCTGCCTATTGAACAATATTCAGTCGAATAGCCCACCGATAATTGCATTTCCTCCATTACAGTCAATCAGATTTGTACAAACGAATTTTCACACAGGACAAACAAACTCAAACTCTGTCCCGATACAGATTCAAAACCAGTCCAATCCGTCCCCCCAGCTCAGCGTGGTCAGTACTCAAGAAGAGACCATTGTTCAAATATCGTCGGCAAATGTTGTTGGACAAACGAATGTTGCAACTAGCAACGTTCTTCCACGTAATCAGGCGCAGAGCAACCCTATATGTGTTCCGTCCCCGAATCAAGGTCGAGGTCAAAGTACAATCGTCGTCCAGCAACAGACGCCAATTGTTGCACAACCTCGACAGATTGTAACTGCTACTGTCCAGCAACAATATGCTACAAGTGTCGTTACTGCTCCTTCGCGATTGGCCCGTTCTACCAGCCAAGGTGGCCCGAGAGGTTCACGAAGTGGCAATAAGGAACAAGGCGGGGGAAGGTCTAGGAGTTCCACAAAAGAACCCCCTGGTGCCGTAAATTTGGAACGAAGCTACCAGATTTGCCAGGCG GTGATTCAAAGCTCGCCGAATAGGGATCAACTCAAGGCTCATTTGAAACCACCCCCAAGTTTACTAGCCCGTGCTGATGGAACTTTCACCACTAGCAAGCCTGGAGGACGTACACTAACCAGTGTCAAAACCCAGAAGGCTCAGCAAGCCGTGCAGCATGTAAAACATACGCAGAATAAGGGTCAAGCAGTGATGCTTAGACACGTATTTGCTACCACACGGCAAGCCATACCTGCAGAG GTGACTGAAAGTGGGGCAGTGGCTCAGCTGGGTCCCAATGGAACAAATGGCCTGGGGCAATACATCTTGGTACAAAGAACTGGAGTTGGTGACAGTGCACCTCGGGCTTCATCGGCACCGCCGCTACCCCCCCAAATAGCTGGAATGGGAGTGGGACTTCATCTGGTCAGAGGAAGGCCAGCGAGCGCCGGGGAGGGTTCTCATCAAGCTGTAACTCTGAAGGCAAGGGGTGCCTCAGATGGGAgaggtggtggtggtgctgAGCCTGGTGCTCCCGGTGTTATTATGGGTGGTGATCCTCCACCACCATGTGAATGCAATATGAGAGGTGCCATGGTCATATGTCGTCAATGCGGAGCCTTTTGCCATGATGACTGTATTGGACCTCAACGGATTTGCGCCACCTGCCTCATACGTTGA